TTCatatttaaatgctattttaatcCCACATATATCTAGACAACCACTGCGATTTGAGTATAGTGTCAAAAAAGAACCCGGGTGGTAGAGCATTTGGCTTTGGGACCCCCGAATTATGGAACTGGCTGCCTGTTCCCGTAAGGGAGGCACCacctgttacagtttttaaaacatgactGAAGACACACTTTTATAATCTATCGTTCCTATCTTAATGTTAAGCAATGTTTTTACcctgtattgtaatgcatttcaattgtattgtattctgattgtttttgtattggatGTTTTAGTGTTCGCTATCACTTTGTTGTGAAGGGCgctatttcaaatacatttgattgattgattcatattgcaTTTGGTGCAGTGATGCTTGTATTAAAATTGTCAACAGTCAGAGTACACAACAGGAATGACGAAAAAAGAGAACCCAAAACGTCCCTGCCTGATCCAGACTCCATGGCATACAGGCAGCCCTTTACTTTCTCAGCAGTGGGTTTTGAACAGTGATAAACAGGCGTCGCCCAGTGTACGAATGCGGCGGGCACCTCACCCTCCTGTGCCAGTGCATTATTAAAGCGAACAGCACACCAGGGTGTGGGAGAAGTTATAAAGAGGACTCCTCCAACTCAGGGGACAGTGACAAGGAGAGATGTGTTGTTGTTACAGGCATGTTCGTTTACTTTATTCGTTACCAATATGTGGCATTTCATTGTAATTCATTTGTATAAATGGCTCTTATATGCacaattgatgtgtttttttgtttttttttaatgcatctttATCTGAGTTTGGATTGTCTTTTCTTAAAATCAAGGGtgggaaatacatttttaacgaatattataaatatattttctttctttaggcAATGCTTCTTCAACAGTTGACACCAGCAACATGGATCAAACAACTTCATCTGTGAAAACAGTCGATACTCCAACTACTCCCAGAGAATCACCTACCACAGCTCATTATACAAATTCCATCTCTGTTACCCCAACCATTACACCCCATGTAACcgacagcaccacagagcacagcaccagtgttacaccccatgtaaccaacagcaccacagagcacagcaccagtgttacaccccatgtaactgacagcaccacagagcacagcaccagtgttacaccccatgtaactgacaacaccacagagcacagcaccagtgttacaccccatgtaactgacagcaccacagagcacagcaccagtgttacaccccatgtaactgacagcaccacagagcacagcaccagtgttacaccccatgtaactgacagcaccacagagcacagcaccagtgttacaccccatgtaaccgacagcaccacagagcacagcaccagtgttacaccccatgtaactgacagcaccacagagcacagcaccagtgttacaccccatgtaactgacagcaccacagagcacagcaccagtgttacaccccatgtaactgacaacaccacagagcacagcaccagtgttacaccccatgtaactgacaacaccacagagcacagcaccagtgttacaccccatgtaactgacagcaccacagagcacagcaccagtgttacaccccatgtaactgacagcaccacagagcacagcaccagtgttacaccccatgtaaccgacagcaccacagagcacagcaccagtgttacaccccatgtaactgacaacaccacagagcacagcaccagtgttacaccccatgtaactgacaacaccacagagcacagcaccagtgttacaccccatgtaactgacaacaccacagagcacagcaccagtgttacaccccatgtaactgacaacaccacagagcacagcaccagtGTTACACCCCATGTAACTGACAATACCACAGAGCACACCACCAATGTTATACCCCATGTAACTGACAATaccacagagcacagcaccagtGTTACACCCCATGTAACTGACAATACCACAGAGCACACCACCAATGTTATACCCCATGTAACTGACAATACCACAGAGCACACCACCAATGTTACACCCCATGTAACTGACAATACCACAGAGCACACCACCAATGTTACACCCCATGTAACTGACAATaccacagagcacagcaccaATGTTACACCCCATGTAACTGACAATACCACAGAGCACACCACCAATGTTATACCCCATGTAACTGACAATACCACAGAGCACACCACCAATGTTACACCCCATGTAACTGACAAcaccacagagcacagcaccagtgttacaccccatgtaactgacaacaccacagagcacaccaccagtgttacaccccatgtaactgacaacaccacagagcacagcaccagtgttacaccccatgtaactaacaacaccacagagcacagcaccagtgttacaccccatgtaactgacaataccacagagcacagcaccagtgttacaccccatgtaactgacaacaccacagagcacagcaccagtgttacaccccatgtaactgacaacaccacagagcacagcaccagtGTTACACCCCATGTAACTCACACTaccacagagcacagcaccagtgttacaccccatgtaactgacaacaccacagagcacagcaccacCACACCACCAGTGTTAACTGACAAcaccacagagcacagcaccagtgttacaccccatgtaactgacaataccacagagcacagcaccagtgttacaccccatgtaactgacaataccacagagcacagcaccagtgttacaccccatgtaactgacagtaccacagagcacagcaccagtGTTACACCCCATGTAACACACAGTaccacagagcacagcaccagtGTTACACCCCCTGTAACACACAGTACCACAGAGCACAGCACTAATGTTACCACTCACCCAACTTTTACACCCCTTGTAACTGACACCACCAAAGAGCCCATTACTAGCATCAGCCCTGGGAGCCATCCTACCACCTCCACTGGCACTGAGACGAGCACCAGAGTGGTAGTGGAGACTTCAACCAGCGCTGGGGGCACCTCGGTCACAGTGGCACCCGACACACCTTTTTACATCTCCTTCAAGATCACCAATAAGGAGTTCAATTCTTCACTCACTGAAGTCCGTTCAGACTACTACAAGGCTTTAGAAAATCAAATTATTCAAGGGGTAGGTGTCCAcgcttgtgtttttaaattacagtgattgtagctaacaaaagcAGACCCTATATTTTCCACACCATGCACATCTATACCCCATATAGGCTTCAGATATGGGGTTTAAATGTAAACCCTGCGGTCCTACATTAGGTTAAGGAAAtactctgtttgcaagccatgccgTGATCACTTCCTTGGTCGCCTGGAAAGTGAAATTGCCCTCGCTCCTTTACgttcttctttcctgtcaataaccaaccagctgcttcccctaatgactgacaggCTTTGTAGCCAATAACCCTGAAGACCTGCTGAATAAGCTTGTGTTAACATATCGTAGTTTTCTATActgagaaattgaaaaatgtgatatttcggAATCGAATATGAAacactgtgctactattatggcttccagcagacttGTACAATATCTTTTGCAATTTCTTTTGATTGcataaaatatttcaattatgttcatatttttttgtgaaattagGTCTCAGTCCTAGAATTCTTGGCAGCGCGACACTTTTGCCCGTAGCTGTAGTGTTACTGAGGGTTTATCTTCTCTTTCTAACAGTTGAAAGAAATCTACGGCTGTAATACTTGCCCTACTCACAAAACCTACAAAGAATCAACAGTCCTGAGATTCAGGTAAGcttggattttaaaaaaacaatattttatattattattatcctccACAAGGCATGAAATCCCAGGCGACGGGGATATAGTGGAGGAGATTGTACAATATtcccagggttggggtcaattgctgattttcaattccaatttcttttttaaaaacaattcccaattcccaattccaatacCTTTTCCTTCAAAGGAATAGGAATTGTTTTTTTAGGGACATGATAATTGTTGCACCACAACCCACTTTGTCTGGAAAACTGCTTatgcaattatgttttaaatatgggTACACTTTTGTCCGA
Above is a genomic segment from Polyodon spathula isolate WHYD16114869_AA chromosome 51, ASM1765450v1, whole genome shotgun sequence containing:
- the LOC121306942 gene encoding mucin-1-like encodes the protein MLHPIVTDNTTEHSTSVTPHVTDNTTEHSTSVTPHVTHTTTEHSTSVTPHVTDNTTEHSTSVTPPVTHSTTEHSTNVTTHPTFTPLVTDTTKEPITSISPGSHPTTSTGTETSTRVVVETSTSAGGTSVTVAPDTPFYISFKITNKEFNSSLTEVRSDYYKALENQIIQGLKEIYGCNTCPTHKTYKESTVLRFSKGSVVADTKSIFMTNDISTTTVQKQFENSLINGDMLNSLQLSPDSIKVALTDATPPSSQPGSEVPGWGIALLVLAALILLILLSILILMISYCCVRRRRGQFDVFGIGGYYSMNDSAGYPMYSTHTHYEVPNGGSFPSNTNQRNGAGYTNKALETNNL